The proteins below are encoded in one region of Bacteroidota bacterium:
- a CDS encoding ABC transporter substrate-binding protein — protein MAGKRYTTKFSLVLSTFVVLALCSMILYSCGNDKPKSKTVDTKPISIKKFDTPPGADPSVSAEQGGNGFTGEGWTTYTKLIGYGDPKATKGGSISWSIPDFPATLRPIGKDENSYYTRMAQNMMYERLLQQDPVTEDYAPLLATHWKISDDKMKFTFRINPNARWADGKPVTADDYLATWKMMLDPELLTGGDEFYKENFEMPVKESMYIVSVKAKKLGWIYFDVAAGIKVLPAHYLQDDKGNMMKGKEFLEKYNYDPIPGSGPYYIKKEDVEKGRTIIMRRRSDYWAEKENWAVGMNNFDVFKTDVIQDDNLEFEKFKKGDIDVYSYNRASWWAEKSDFDDVKRGLVQKRKIFNQKPEGQSGLALNMRKEPFNDIKMREAVNKLIDFDKWNERLFFNAYKRINSFFGGTPYANPTNETFKYDLDGAIKLIEEAGFKDKNSEGYRTKNGKVLALELPFSNKSQERYLTILQEDFKKAGIKLDLKEVDGTTNFKIGNERNFTMIIANWGGQNPPSLDFNVVSKTADDPNSTNWPGYKSERVDELVKQYTVNFNKKERIPMVQEIDKILYNMYPYGYFWTAQYQRLSWQNKFGMPKWILAKGDDFYGGTDTPIFQIWWFDPAKAAAYDEAKKDNSKKIPTEETENKFWITEGKSDVLKLSDFYTK, from the coding sequence ATGGCAGGAAAGCGTTACACAACGAAATTCTCTCTCGTTTTATCCACATTTGTTGTTTTGGCATTATGCTCGATGATTTTATATTCTTGCGGAAATGATAAACCAAAATCGAAAACCGTTGACACCAAACCTATCTCAATCAAAAAATTTGATACTCCTCCGGGGGCAGACCCATCTGTATCCGCTGAACAGGGCGGTAACGGATTCACGGGCGAAGGATGGACGACCTACACAAAACTTATCGGGTACGGAGATCCGAAGGCAACTAAAGGCGGCAGCATTTCATGGTCAATCCCTGACTTCCCTGCTACCTTAAGACCAATCGGTAAAGATGAAAATTCTTACTATACACGTATGGCTCAGAACATGATGTATGAAAGACTTTTACAGCAGGACCCTGTAACAGAGGACTATGCTCCGTTACTTGCAACTCACTGGAAAATCTCTGATGACAAAATGAAGTTCACATTCCGTATCAACCCGAATGCAAGATGGGCTGACGGAAAACCTGTAACAGCAGATGATTACCTTGCAACATGGAAAATGATGCTTGATCCGGAGCTCTTAACAGGCGGCGATGAATTCTATAAAGAAAACTTTGAAATGCCTGTAAAGGAATCAATGTACATCGTATCAGTAAAAGCTAAGAAACTCGGCTGGATTTATTTTGACGTAGCTGCAGGTATAAAAGTTCTTCCTGCTCATTACTTACAGGATGATAAAGGTAACATGATGAAGGGTAAAGAATTCTTAGAAAAATATAACTACGACCCGATTCCCGGAAGCGGACCTTATTACATCAAAAAAGAAGACGTTGAAAAAGGCAGAACAATTATAATGAGAAGACGTTCAGACTACTGGGCAGAAAAAGAAAACTGGGCAGTTGGTATGAACAACTTCGACGTTTTCAAAACAGATGTTATACAGGATGACAACCTTGAATTTGAAAAGTTCAAAAAAGGCGATATAGATGTTTACTCATATAACAGAGCTTCATGGTGGGCAGAAAAAAGTGACTTTGATGATGTAAAAAGAGGCTTAGTTCAAAAAAGAAAGATCTTCAATCAAAAACCTGAAGGCCAGTCAGGACTTGCTCTCAATATGAGAAAAGAACCGTTCAATGATATTAAAATGAGAGAAGCTGTTAACAAGCTTATCGATTTTGATAAATGGAATGAAAGACTTTTCTTCAACGCATACAAAAGAATTAATTCATTCTTCGGCGGAACACCTTATGCAAACCCGACAAATGAAACATTCAAATATGATTTAGACGGAGCAATAAAATTAATCGAAGAAGCAGGATTCAAAGATAAAAATTCCGAAGGTTACAGAACAAAGAACGGTAAAGTGCTTGCGCTTGAGCTTCCATTCTCAAACAAATCACAGGAAAGATATTTAACAATCCTTCAGGAAGATTTCAAAAAAGCAGGTATAAAGCTTGACCTTAAAGAAGTTGACGGAACAACAAACTTCAAGATTGGTAACGAAAGAAACTTCACAATGATTATTGCCAACTGGGGCGGACAAAATCCTCCTTCACTTGACTTCAACGTTGTAAGTAAAACAGCCGATGACCCGAACAGCACAAACTGGCCGGGATACAAAAGCGAGAGAGTTGACGAGCTTGTAAAACAATACACAGTTAACTTCAACAAAAAAGAGAGAATTCCTATGGTACAGGAAATTGATAAAATTTTATATAATATGTACCCATACGGATATTTCTGGACAGCCCAGTATCAAAGATTATCATGGCAGAATAAATTCGGAATGCCGAAATGGATACTTGCAAAAGGCGATGACTTCTACGGCGGAACAGATACACCTATCTTCCAGATCTGGTGGTTTGACCCGGCAAAAGCAGCAGCTTATGATGAAGCAAAGAAAGACAACTCAAAGAAAATTCCTACAGAAGAAACAGAGAACAAATTCTGGATTACCGAAGGAAAGAGCGATGTATTAAAACTCAGTGACTTCTACACCAAATAA
- a CDS encoding ABC transporter permease subunit codes for MTFYFIRRFLLIIPTFFGITLITFLILQIVPGGPLEMEIMKIRMGGQKGSESGSNSGSTQNIPQSAIDELKKFYGFDKPIHERYIIWVTHLLKFDLGRSYVYSEPVWDVIKSRFPVSIYFGLIGFILTYLVCVPLGVYKAVKNGSVFDFISSSLVFIGYSIPGFAFGALMLVLFGGGSFWSVFPLGGFRSDSWDDLSFSSKIWDQLRHTFLPVLAYMIGSFATLTILTKNTVIDNLGQDYIRTAFSKGISEKRVIFGHALRNSMIPIATGLGHFISLVLAGSFLIEKVFNINGMGLLGYTSIVQRDYPVVMGILVISTLLLLIGNILSDMIYAMVDPRIRFN; via the coding sequence ATGACCTTTTATTTTATCCGAAGATTTTTACTTATCATTCCTACCTTTTTTGGAATTACATTAATTACCTTTTTAATCCTTCAGATTGTTCCCGGCGGTCCCCTCGAAATGGAAATCATGAAAATTCGTATGGGCGGTCAGAAAGGAAGTGAGTCCGGTTCAAATTCCGGTTCGACTCAGAATATTCCTCAGTCTGCAATCGATGAATTAAAAAAATTCTATGGTTTTGATAAACCGATTCACGAAAGGTATATTATCTGGGTTACTCACTTATTAAAATTCGATCTGGGCAGGTCTTATGTTTACTCCGAGCCTGTTTGGGATGTAATAAAATCAAGATTTCCCGTCTCGATATATTTCGGACTGATAGGATTCATTCTCACCTACCTTGTCTGCGTTCCCCTCGGGGTTTATAAGGCAGTTAAGAACGGCTCCGTCTTCGACTTTATATCGTCTTCGCTGGTATTCATCGGCTACTCAATTCCCGGTTTTGCATTCGGCGCATTGATGCTAGTGTTATTCGGCGGTGGAAGCTTCTGGAGCGTATTTCCGCTTGGCGGATTTCGTTCAGACTCATGGGATGATTTGTCTTTTAGTTCTAAGATATGGGACCAGCTGCGGCATACATTTCTCCCCGTATTAGCTTACATGATTGGCAGCTTTGCAACTCTTACAATTCTAACAAAGAATACGGTAATAGATAATTTAGGGCAGGATTATATCAGAACAGCTTTTTCAAAAGGTATCTCCGAGAAAAGAGTTATATTCGGACATGCTCTTAGAAATTCCATGATTCCGATTGCAACAGGACTTGGTCATTTTATTTCATTGGTTCTTGCAGGCAGCTTTTTAATTGAAAAAGTATTCAACATTAACGGAATGGGACTTCTCGGTTACACATCTATCGTGCAAAGAGATTATCCCGTTGTGATGGGAATACTTGTTATTTCTACATTGCTATTGCTTATCGGCAATATTCTTTCCGATATGATATATGCAATGGTTGACCCGAGAATCAGATTCAATTAA
- a CDS encoding ABC transporter permease subunit — protein MTEITAEEIQSEEQKGNKVSTSIFKKRWKKFKTLKRGYYSFLIITFLFALSFILPIFAGRDALMVKYNGDYYFPVFKFHLGSDLGQTNIQGEANYRLLKEQFKAEDKGNWVWLPIYPYGPNENLLDEMTENPPTKPDGKHWAGTDNRGRDVFVRLVYGFRIGLSFSLIVTAFSFFIGIVVGAVSGYFGGKTDIVIQRFIEIWSTLPFLYVIIIVSSILQPNFFLLIIILTLFGWIGMTYYIRGEFLREKARDYVSAAVSMGANNNKIMFRHILPNSLTPLISYAPFTIVANIFSLVSLDFLGFGLPPPTPSWGELMGQGLESIEKWWLIMTPLLAMFLTLLCITFIGEAIREAFDPKVYSRLK, from the coding sequence ATGACTGAAATCACTGCAGAAGAAATCCAATCCGAAGAACAAAAAGGAAACAAGGTTTCTACTTCCATCTTCAAGAAGCGATGGAAAAAATTCAAAACCCTTAAGCGCGGTTATTATTCATTTTTAATAATAACATTTCTGTTCGCGCTCTCATTCATCCTTCCTATTTTTGCGGGAAGAGATGCACTGATGGTAAAATATAACGGAGATTATTACTTCCCTGTTTTTAAATTTCATTTAGGTTCTGACCTTGGTCAGACGAATATTCAGGGCGAAGCAAACTACAGATTATTAAAAGAGCAATTCAAAGCTGAAGATAAAGGCAACTGGGTATGGCTGCCTATATATCCCTACGGACCAAATGAAAATCTCCTCGATGAAATGACTGAAAACCCTCCTACCAAACCTGACGGTAAACACTGGGCCGGTACGGATAACAGAGGGCGTGATGTTTTTGTGCGGCTTGTATACGGATTCCGTATTGGTTTATCATTCTCATTAATTGTAACGGCATTCAGTTTCTTTATAGGTATAGTAGTCGGCGCAGTCAGCGGTTACTTTGGCGGCAAGACTGATATTGTGATTCAGAGATTCATTGAGATATGGTCAACACTTCCATTCTTATACGTTATTATTATAGTCAGCTCAATATTGCAGCCGAACTTCTTCCTGCTTATAATTATTCTTACTCTGTTCGGATGGATTGGTATGACTTACTACATCCGTGGAGAATTTTTAAGAGAAAAGGCAAGAGATTACGTATCTGCCGCAGTATCGATGGGCGCAAATAACAATAAGATTATGTTCAGGCACATTCTGCCTAACTCATTAACACCATTGATATCATACGCTCCGTTTACAATCGTTGCAAATATTTTCTCATTGGTATCGCTGGACTTTTTAGGATTCGGACTTCCGCCTCCCACACCAAGCTGGGGTGAGCTTATGGGTCAGGGACTTGAAAGCATAGAAAAATGGTGGCTTATCATGACTCCGTTACTTGCTATGTTCCTTACTCTTTTATGCATCACATTCATAGGAGAAGCAATAAGAGAAGCATTCGATCCGAAAGTATATTCAAGATTGAAATAA
- a CDS encoding type II toxin-antitoxin system HicB family antitoxin has product MDLKYKVNIFWSEDDNSYIAEMPELAGCMSDGKTYEEALKNIEIIAEEWIETAEMQGRKIPRPRPARNVKNLTKKV; this is encoded by the coding sequence ATGGATTTAAAATATAAAGTAAATATTTTTTGGAGCGAGGACGATAACTCTTATATAGCAGAAATGCCTGAACTGGCAGGATGCATGTCGGATGGAAAAACTTACGAAGAAGCTTTAAAAAATATTGAAATAATTGCAGAGGAATGGATTGAAACTGCAGAAATGCAGGGAAGAAAAATTCCCCGTCCAAGACCTGCAAGAAACGTAAAAAATTTAACAAAAAAAGTTTAG
- a CDS encoding ABC transporter ATP-binding protein yields the protein MKGKVAAKAVDGVSFDIYEGEVLGIVGESGSGKSVTAYSISRLIPDPPGKIVAGEINFKGTDLLKLTYDEMKKYRGKEIAMIFQEPMTSLNPVMKIGDQIMEIILQHEDVTKEQAFNKGAQMLELVGIAAPEKRMKDYPHQFSGGMRQRVMIAMALACNPSLLIADEPTTALDVTIQAQILDLMLRLKNERKEAAILLITHNLGVVAETCNRVIVMYGGKVQEEAEVHQLFKNPAHPYTKGLLSSLPDPDNPQEHLQAIPGIIPHILELPKGCKFCTRCTEVMDICWQTEPELKEIRPGQKVRCHLY from the coding sequence ATGAAGGGCAAAGTAGCTGCGAAAGCAGTTGACGGAGTTTCATTTGATATATATGAAGGCGAAGTATTGGGAATTGTAGGTGAGTCAGGCTCGGGGAAATCCGTAACGGCTTATTCAATTTCCAGACTGATACCCGACCCTCCCGGAAAAATTGTCGCCGGTGAAATTAATTTCAAAGGAACGGACTTACTGAAGCTTACCTACGATGAAATGAAAAAATATCGCGGGAAAGAAATTGCTATGATATTTCAGGAGCCGATGACATCTCTTAATCCTGTTATGAAGATAGGCGACCAGATAATGGAAATTATTTTACAGCATGAAGACGTAACAAAAGAGCAGGCATTTAATAAAGGCGCTCAGATGCTTGAACTTGTCGGAATTGCTGCTCCGGAAAAAAGAATGAAAGATTACCCGCATCAGTTCAGCGGCGGTATGAGACAGAGAGTTATGATTGCAATGGCGCTTGCCTGTAACCCTTCCCTGCTGATTGCAGATGAACCAACCACTGCGCTTGATGTTACAATCCAGGCACAGATACTTGACCTTATGTTAAGACTGAAGAATGAAAGAAAAGAAGCAGCGATTTTATTAATCACTCACAACCTTGGAGTAGTTGCTGAAACATGTAACAGAGTAATTGTAATGTACGGAGGTAAAGTTCAGGAAGAAGCTGAAGTTCATCAGCTGTTTAAAAATCCTGCTCACCCATATACAAAAGGTTTGCTTTCATCACTGCCTGACCCTGATAATCCTCAGGAGCACTTGCAGGCAATTCCCGGAATCATCCCGCATATTCTTGAGCTTCCGAAGGGATGTAAGTTCTGCACTAGATGCACAGAGGTAATGGATATCTGCTGGCAGACAGAACCCGAGCTTAAAGAAATAAGACCCGGACAAAAAGTAAGATGTCATTTGTATTAA
- a CDS encoding ATP-binding cassette domain-containing protein: MKAENILEIKNLKVKFPIHGGLFLKKVAEVKAVDGVSLELKRGETLGLVGESGCGKSTIGKAVINILKFSSPDVEIEGEVWLRTDNGEIDLLKLNRNEMREYRGLIQMIFQDPYSSLNARMSVGQIIEEPMLYHTKMNKAERMEKVAWLMEKVGLQPEQSKRYPHEFSGGQRQRIGIARSLATNPRIIVADEPVSALDVSIQAQVINLMQELQSEFDLSLLFVAHDLSVVEHISSRIAVMYLGSIVEIGNGKDIYHNPVHPYSKALLSAVPLPNPDRKKKERIILKGDVPNPINKPSGCSFRTRCPIAHADCALAVPPLELKKEGHYAACPYVSYDTVIAESVENRA; this comes from the coding sequence ATGAAAGCTGAAAATATTCTTGAGATAAAAAATTTAAAAGTAAAATTCCCTATACACGGCGGCTTATTCCTTAAAAAAGTTGCCGAAGTAAAAGCTGTTGACGGTGTATCGCTTGAGCTTAAACGCGGAGAGACATTAGGACTTGTAGGAGAATCCGGCTGCGGAAAATCTACAATCGGAAAAGCTGTTATCAACATCCTGAAATTCTCCTCACCCGATGTTGAAATTGAAGGAGAAGTATGGCTAAGAACAGATAATGGTGAGATAGATTTACTGAAGCTGAACAGAAATGAAATGAGAGAATACCGCGGACTTATTCAGATGATTTTTCAAGACCCGTATTCTTCGCTCAACGCAAGAATGTCAGTCGGCCAGATAATTGAAGAACCGATGCTTTATCATACAAAAATGAATAAAGCAGAGAGAATGGAGAAAGTCGCATGGCTTATGGAGAAAGTCGGCTTACAGCCCGAGCAGTCCAAACGCTACCCTCACGAGTTTTCAGGCGGACAAAGACAGAGAATTGGTATTGCCCGCTCACTCGCTACCAACCCCAGAATTATTGTTGCTGATGAACCTGTATCTGCTCTTGACGTTTCTATTCAGGCGCAGGTAATTAATCTTATGCAGGAGCTGCAGTCAGAGTTCGACTTAAGTTTATTATTTGTTGCTCACGATTTATCAGTTGTTGAACACATCAGCTCACGTATAGCAGTTATGTATCTTGGCAGCATTGTTGAGATTGGAAACGGTAAAGATATTTATCATAACCCCGTTCATCCTTATAGCAAGGCATTGCTATCAGCTGTTCCATTGCCAAACCCCGATAGAAAGAAAAAAGAAAGAATAATTTTAAAGGGTGATGTTCCGAATCCTATCAATAAGCCGAGCGGCTGTTCATTCAGAACTCGCTGCCCAATTGCACATGCTGACTGCGCGCTGGCAGTTCCGCCGCTTGAATTAAAAAAAGAAGGTCATTACGCTGCCTGTCCTTACGTATCCTATGATACTGTGATTGCAGAGAGCGTAGAGAACAGAGCGTAA
- a CDS encoding helix-turn-helix transcriptional regulator, with product MKLAYYSTFPDYSAQNFNMEQYIQTYRTSNVIIDAAASSIHYPPHESTLTIKTVFKGEEHYRTKNCRYRVTENNFLLLNAFNEYESKIESDITAYSFTHSFSIFFHPAFVREAFATNKISQGKLLENNIHESSDSNSFEFIQTLYKKDSRILKLLKNIQTAPAKLSQNQDYIDEQIHFLFDYLLKTQNKLNTEISKSHPVKKSTKLELFRRLYLVKDYIESCYNENIKLSQLAKTACMCEHHTLREFRKYFKITPHQYLTRIRLEESRKLLSQNQRSISEISTLVGFEHHSSFSQLFTQRYKISPSAYRKNSFRKNQF from the coding sequence ATGAAGCTTGCATATTATTCCACATTCCCTGATTACAGCGCGCAGAATTTTAATATGGAGCAGTATATACAGACATACAGGACTTCCAACGTAATAATTGATGCTGCAGCTTCCAGCATTCATTATCCTCCTCACGAATCTACTTTAACTATTAAAACGGTTTTCAAAGGCGAGGAACATTACAGAACGAAGAACTGCAGATACAGAGTTACGGAAAACAATTTTTTACTGCTGAATGCATTTAATGAATATGAAAGTAAAATTGAATCCGATATAACTGCTTATTCTTTTACTCATTCATTTTCAATATTTTTTCATCCTGCATTTGTAAGAGAAGCATTTGCAACGAACAAAATTTCACAGGGAAAATTATTAGAGAACAATATTCATGAAAGTTCTGATTCAAATTCGTTTGAGTTTATTCAAACATTATACAAGAAAGACAGCAGGATTTTGAAACTGTTAAAAAATATTCAAACTGCTCCAGCAAAATTATCCCAGAATCAAGATTATATTGATGAGCAAATTCATTTTTTATTTGATTATCTTTTGAAAACTCAAAACAAATTAAATACTGAAATAAGTAAAAGTCATCCTGTAAAAAAATCCACTAAACTGGAATTATTCCGGAGATTATATCTAGTCAAAGATTATATAGAATCCTGCTACAATGAAAATATAAAGTTATCACAGCTTGCTAAAACTGCCTGTATGTGTGAGCATCACACGTTGAGGGAATTCAGAAAGTATTTTAAAATAACTCCTCATCAATATCTCACACGAATAAGATTAGAGGAGTCAAGAAAATTACTCTCTCAAAATCAAAGAAGCATTTCAGAAATATCAACGTTAGTCGGGTTTGAGCATCACAGCTCTTTCAGCCAGCTTTTCACACAGAGATATAAAATTTCTCCCAGTGCTTACCGTAAAAATTCATTCCGAAAAAATCAATTTTGA
- a CDS encoding T9SS type A sorting domain-containing protein, with the protein MQKIFSFLVLSLFVFNKCYSQSAWIQQLSGVGTQTLLGVSITDINTGYVCGVNGLILKTTNGGTNWVTVPTGTTKFIRSIKFVNANTGYAAGESGLILKTTNGGANWSDQTITTANAFVNINFYNELTGTACGQNGLVASTTNGGANWNVQTSNVTVELTEVCYTNSATAYASGFGGTILRTTNNGVNWTSQVSTVTNDLRAVYFTNESTGIVTGIGGKILRTTNSGLNWTSISSGAINDLYSVFFSNENTGTAVGTGKVLRTTDGGLTWLSQPINYVNDLYSVCFANETTGWAVGQQGAIFKTIRGGVGIRQVSGTVPEKFALLQNYPNPFNPTTKIKFNIAANGITKITIVDINGREVEVINDKIITRGQYEFTWNALHLPAGIYFCRLENENFNQTLKMILLK; encoded by the coding sequence ATGCAAAAAATATTTTCATTTTTAGTTCTTTCTCTTTTTGTTTTTAATAAATGTTACTCTCAATCCGCATGGATTCAGCAATTAAGCGGCGTAGGAACTCAGACTCTTTTGGGAGTATCAATTACGGATATAAATACAGGTTATGTCTGCGGAGTTAACGGACTGATTTTGAAAACAACCAACGGAGGAACTAACTGGGTTACTGTACCCACCGGAACAACAAAGTTTATCCGTTCAATAAAATTTGTTAACGCAAATACAGGTTATGCCGCAGGAGAATCGGGGTTGATACTGAAAACAACTAACGGCGGAGCAAACTGGAGTGACCAGACAATCACTACGGCAAATGCATTTGTGAATATAAATTTTTACAATGAACTTACAGGAACTGCATGCGGACAAAACGGACTTGTCGCGAGCACAACTAACGGAGGAGCAAACTGGAATGTTCAGACAAGTAACGTTACGGTAGAATTAACGGAAGTATGTTATACTAATTCTGCAACTGCTTATGCTTCAGGCTTTGGAGGCACAATTTTAAGAACTACAAACAATGGAGTTAATTGGACTTCACAGGTTTCTACTGTCACAAATGACTTAAGGGCAGTTTATTTTACAAATGAAAGTACGGGAATAGTCACAGGTATAGGAGGAAAAATTTTAAGGACAACAAATTCAGGTTTAAACTGGACTTCAATTTCATCGGGAGCTATAAATGATTTATACTCCGTATTTTTTTCAAATGAGAATACAGGCACTGCAGTAGGAACAGGAAAAGTACTAAGAACTACAGACGGCGGACTAACTTGGCTGAGTCAGCCGATAAACTATGTTAACGATTTATACAGTGTATGTTTTGCTAATGAAACTACTGGGTGGGCCGTCGGTCAGCAGGGCGCAATATTCAAAACTATTAGAGGCGGCGTTGGAATAAGGCAGGTATCGGGAACTGTTCCTGAAAAATTTGCTTTGCTACAGAATTATCCAAATCCATTTAATCCCACAACTAAAATAAAATTTAATATAGCAGCAAATGGTATTACAAAGATTACCATAGTTGATATAAATGGCAGAGAAGTAGAAGTAATAAATGATAAAATAATAACAAGAGGGCAATACGAATTTACATGGAATGCATTACATCTTCCCGCCGGAATATATTTTTGCAGATTGGAAAATGAAAATTTTAATCAGACACTTAAAATGATTTTATTAAAGTAA
- a CDS encoding linear amide C-N hydrolase, which produces MKKLFVFILCVSLPSYIFPCTTFFINDGDTKIFGRNYDFQIGKGLLILNKNGLAKESPKDKNGNSIKWNSEFGSVTFNQFGREYPMGGMNEAGLVIELMWMDGTEYPEPDSRPAVNTLLWIQYQLDNFSSVQEVIDSDSKIRISKSSVPIHYLIADKNGNSATIEFIGGKMVYHMNSDLKFKVLANDFYSSSLDYIGKYKDFGGNEELVSNQSSLNRFARTCKLIKSYNSKVNQNPVDFSFDVLDKISQQGWTQWSIIYDLSNSKIYFRTKESSKIKNIEFKDLDFSCTSNAKIFDLSSDIEGNINTALSDYSASINYDLVKYSFTNVDFLKGTSEETIKSFSLYPESFHCSK; this is translated from the coding sequence ATGAAGAAATTATTTGTTTTTATTTTGTGTGTATCACTTCCCTCTTATATTTTCCCATGCACAACTTTTTTTATTAATGATGGAGATACAAAGATATTCGGAAGGAATTACGATTTTCAAATAGGTAAAGGATTATTAATTCTAAATAAAAACGGACTGGCCAAAGAATCTCCGAAAGATAAAAATGGCAACTCGATAAAGTGGAACTCCGAATTTGGCAGCGTTACTTTTAATCAATTCGGAAGAGAGTATCCCATGGGAGGAATGAATGAGGCAGGACTTGTGATAGAACTTATGTGGATGGATGGAACAGAATATCCCGAACCGGATTCCCGTCCCGCAGTAAATACACTTTTATGGATTCAATATCAGCTGGATAATTTTTCTTCTGTACAAGAAGTGATAGATTCTGATTCGAAAATAAGAATCAGCAAAAGCAGTGTCCCAATTCATTATTTGATAGCAGATAAAAACGGAAACTCAGCTACAATAGAGTTTATCGGGGGGAAAATGGTTTACCATATGAACTCAGATTTAAAGTTTAAAGTACTGGCAAATGATTTTTATAGTTCATCCCTTGATTATATAGGTAAGTATAAAGATTTCGGCGGTAATGAAGAATTGGTTTCGAATCAATCTTCGCTAAACAGATTTGCAAGAACATGTAAACTGATAAAATCTTACAACAGTAAAGTAAATCAGAATCCTGTGGACTTTTCATTCGATGTATTGGATAAAATCTCACAGCAAGGATGGACTCAATGGAGTATTATTTACGATTTATCAAATTCAAAAATATATTTCAGAACCAAAGAATCTTCCAAAATTAAAAATATTGAATTTAAAGATTTAGATTTTAGCTGCACGAGCAATGCGAAGATTTTTGATTTAAGTTCTGATATTGAAGGAAATATTAACACAGCATTAAGTGATTATTCAGCTTCAATTAATTATGATTTAGTAAAATACTCTTTTACTAATGTAGATTTTCTTAAAGGAACGTCAGAAGAAACCATCAAATCTTTTTCATTATATCCCGAATCTTTTCATTGCTCTAAATAA
- a CDS encoding tyrosine-type recombinase/integrase — MASLYKKRGFYFIDFWVGNKRKTINTQLKITSRNLKKVEKIKADIEKEVEIKKTEIKERSYEQSAGYLDENKEQLTISEHIEKYRIKLSIRSKSHQEVFEYAMARFQDIVPGDFSPKEVTPEHIIRYIKLHMNIVSNATLITYLNYLKAFFNYLVDEDYILKTPIRTKDLPKRARKAITTFPKEMLYALLEESLRRDYTFYCILKMLGFTAIRPIDLLNLKVGDLDFDKNSILVRMSKVSNEIKFPLYDELKEFLFIEMKEVVSKSKEEYLFPGYSVARVGRKFRRIKLKLGILDKHKYTLRTFRKTFATLYAKTLHIQDVANLLGHDDIETTKEFYTDVITEDLRNKLNQKK, encoded by the coding sequence ATGGCTTCTCTATACAAGAAGAGGGGATTTTACTTTATAGATTTTTGGGTAGGTAATAAAAGAAAAACTATAAACACCCAATTAAAGATAACTTCCAGAAATCTTAAAAAAGTAGAAAAAATAAAGGCTGATATCGAAAAAGAAGTCGAAATCAAAAAAACTGAAATCAAAGAACGTAGCTATGAGCAATCTGCAGGATATCTCGATGAAAATAAGGAACAACTAACAATATCTGAGCATATTGAAAAATATCGAATCAAGCTTTCAATTAGGTCGAAGTCTCACCAAGAAGTATTTGAGTATGCAATGGCAAGATTTCAAGATATTGTTCCAGGAGACTTTTCTCCTAAGGAAGTTACCCCTGAACACATTATCAGATATATTAAACTTCATATGAATATAGTTAGTAATGCTACTCTCATAACTTATTTGAATTATTTAAAAGCTTTCTTCAATTATCTAGTTGATGAAGACTATATTTTAAAAACACCGATAAGAACAAAAGATTTACCAAAGAGAGCAAGAAAAGCCATTACCACTTTTCCAAAGGAAATGTTGTATGCACTACTTGAAGAATCGCTTCGAAGAGATTATACTTTTTATTGTATTTTAAAGATGCTTGGCTTCACTGCTATTAGACCAATTGATTTGTTGAATTTGAAAGTAGGTGATTTAGATTTCGATAAGAATTCAATATTGGTTCGAATGTCAAAAGTCAGTAACGAAATAAAATTTCCATTATATGATGAATTAAAAGAATTTTTATTCATAGAAATGAAGGAGGTTGTTTCAAAAAGTAAGGAGGAATATTTATTCCCCGGTTATTCTGTTGCGAGAGTTGGAAGAAAATTCCGAAGAATAAAACTCAAGCTTGGTATTTTAGATAAACATAAGTATACTTTGAGAACTTTTAGAAAAACATTTGCTACTCTATATGCAAAAACATTACATATTCAGGATGTCGCAAACCTGTTAGGGCACGATGATATTGAGACTACAAAAGAGTTTTATACCGATGTAATTACTGAAGATTTGCGTAATAAATTGAATCAAAAAAAATGA